From the genome of Globicephala melas chromosome 11, mGloMel1.2, whole genome shotgun sequence, one region includes:
- the LOC138842897 gene encoding histone H4 has protein sequence MSGRGKGGKGLGKGGAKRHRKVLRDNIQGITKPAIRRLARRGGVKRISGLIYEETRGVLKVFLENVIRDAVTYTEHAKRKTVTAMDVVYALKRQGRTLYGFGG, from the coding sequence ATGTCTGGGCGTGGTAAAGGTGgaaaggggctggggaagggtggCGCCAAGCGCCACCGCAAAGTTCTGCGAGATAACATCCAGGGCATCACTAAGCCTGCTATCCGTCGCTTAGCCCGACGTGGTGGCGTCAAGCGTATCTCCGGTCTTATCTACGAGGAGACCCGTGGGGTGTTGAAAGTGTTTTTGGAGAACGTGATCCGGGACGCTGTAACCTACACCGAGCACGCCAAGCGCAAGACTGTCACCGCCATGGACGTGGTCTACGCGCTCAAGCGGCAGGGCCGCACTCTTTATGGCTTTGGTGGCTGA
- the LOC115866068 gene encoding histone H2B type 1-L-like, producing the protein MPELVKSLAPKKGSKKAVTEAQERDGKKRKCSRKESYSVYVYKVLNQGHPDPGIWCKAMGIMNSFGSDILECIAGEASRLAHYNKRSPITSREIQTAICLLLPGELAKHAVSGGTKAVTKYTSSK; encoded by the coding sequence ATGCCTGAACTAGTGAAGTCTCTGGCCCCAAAGAAGGGCTCCAAGAAGGCGGTGACCGAGGCCCAGGAAAGAGATGGGAAGAAGCGCAAGTGTAGCCGTAAGGAGAGCTACTCCGTGTACGTGTACAAGGTGCTGAATCAGGGCCACCCGGACCCTGGCATCTGGTGCAAGGCCATGGGCATCATGAACTCGTTCGGCAGTGACATCTTGGAGTGCATCGCGGGAGAAGCGTCGCGCCTGGCGCATTACAACAAGCGCTCGCCCATCACTTCCAGGGAGATCCAGACGGCCATATGTCTGCTGCTGCCCGGGGAGCTGGCCAAGCACGCTGTGTCCGGGGGTACCAAGGCTGTCACCAAGTATACCAGCTCCAAGTAA
- the LOC115866061 gene encoding histone H2B type 1-M, with amino-acid sequence MPEPTKSAPAPKKGSKKAVTKAQKKDGKKRKRSRKESYSVYVYKVLKQVHPDTGISSKAMGIMNSFVNDIFERIAGEASRLAHYNKRSTITSREIQTAVRLLLPGELAKHAVSEGTKAVTKYTSSK; translated from the coding sequence ATGCCTGAACCCACCAAGTCTGCTCCGGCCCCGAAGAAGGGCTCCAAGAAGGCGGTGACCAAGGCGCAGAAGAAGGATGGCAAGAAGCGCAAGCGCAGTCGCAAGGAGAGTTACTCCGTGTACGTGTACAAGGTGCTGAAGCAGGTCCACCCGGACACTGGCATCTCGTCCAAGGCTATGGGCATCATGAACTCGTTCGTCAACGACATCTTCGAGCGCATTGCGGGCGAGGCGTCGCGCCTGGCGCATTATAACAAGCGCTCGACCATCACTTCCAGAGAGATCCAGACGGCTGTGCGCCTGCTGCTGCCCGGGGAGCTGGCCAAGCACGCCGTGTCCGAGGGCACCAAGGCTGTCACCAAGTACACCAGCTCCAAGTAA